One Panicum virgatum strain AP13 chromosome 9K, P.virgatum_v5, whole genome shotgun sequence genomic region harbors:
- the LOC120652676 gene encoding U2 small nuclear ribonucleoprotein B'' yields the protein MLSGDIPPNQTIYVNNLNEKVKKEELKRSLYALCSQYGRILDVVALKTQKLRGQAWVVFSEITAATNAFRGLQDFDFYGKKMRVQYAKTKSDCIAKEDGTYAPKEKRKKQEEKAAEKKRRAEEAQQSGPNASTQSNGTGYQASRLSKVSQEHLPPNNILFIQNLPDQTTSMMLQILFQQYPGFREVRMIAAKPGIAFVEFEDDSQSHIAMQALQGFKITPENPMAISYAKK from the exons atgctgTCCGGCGACATCCCCCCGAACCAGACTATCTACGTCAACAACCTCAACGAGAAGGTCAAGAAAGAAG AATTGAAGAGGTCGCTTTATGCCCTGTGCTCACAGTATGGAAGGATACTGGATGTGGTGGCCTTGAAAACTCAAAAACTGAGGGGGCAAGCATGGGTGGTGTTTAGCGAAATTACAGCTGCTACCAATGCTTTCCGGGGATTGCAAGACTTTGATTTCTACGGCAAAAAAATG CGAGTCCAATATGCAAAAACAAAATCTGACTGTATTGCAAAAGAAGATGGTACTTATGCTCCTaaggagaaaagaaagaagcaGGAGGAGAAAG CTGCTGAGAAAAAACGACGAGCAGAAGAGGCACAACAATCTGGTCCCAATGCTTCTACTCAAAGCAATGGAACT GGATACCAAGCCTCTCGGCTGAGCAAGGTCTCTCAAGAGCATCTTCCTCCCAACAACATCCTCTTCATCCAGAACTTGCCGGACCAGACCACAAGCATGATGCTCCAGATCCTGTTCCAACAGTATCCTGGCTTCCGAGAAGTCCGGATGATCGCAGCCAAGCCAGGCATCGCTTTCGTGGAGTTTGAGGACGACAGCCAGTCCCATATCGCGATGCAGGCCCTCCAGGGCTTCAAGATCACCCCAGAGAACCCTATGGCTATATCCTACGCCAAAAAATGA
- the LOC120652677 gene encoding SCAR-like protein 2: MPLSRHAVGNEYALGGRDLYRAADQHDPEAVLDGVAMAGLVGVLRQLGDLAEFAAQVFHGLYDEVMSTSARGHGLMLRVQQLEAELPLQERESCQRDYLYIASNRGVDWHSNPRVEHGVVTRGDMPRFIMTSIKQCRGPPKLFMLDKYDIGGEGACLKRYTDPSFFKTDSACSTLLQEGIQSERRPLKAMEIRPNLQNGEIFQSPNAADADSKVEAGLSGEAMEEIPTNRRRLKYHQRNGSVFQSFSLHMQNLYEKASSEEKPPTLDQSEVRTSEIDSPHSNTEERDIMVDTSISMDKVNATIRKNRPISEEALSRSSDARSAGSSKGYNSEVDIYVDALTTMDSEAEIDSERRDHGHHAFTRMDSGKTCSDAQNARLSRSSSFEKKDRSDVASGNRDMSNQDEEEAIVSTPQIKPIVGEHERTSSLEELFEREKPASWDHERSSSLEELLTEDFHASESGVREQATEETGCHGSVTSAASNGTQDIIKKSKESKENSSIATISFKKIASKRSKYIGGMELIASKVGILPRKLSKKHDPFSDSLRTMAKQLLELKYDGTQDTDLYDFEANGEGCDVKYLEMYDPPLEIKESAAQKIPSDSPHDDVGSRKCQQEELNHESEHDVPPTDSPHDSVPDDGNIFQDSNIVSLTGIITSPSSQEEKGCASTAPDEHSSTGVLNHEHTHEKFEEHPDREVTEDTDNDVISENASDTGDDLKEAGTYTELMNEEEVEESNKSDAYVLDDETAEYIEEQAISDGMNSSPVSSKQSDDPCRITPVTLSDEDDTVSCKVTDSYTPEVEHMTLSETLTDTVVSMVVTESEIDREDAMPDDKQHYSHPESTFGQDAVISSSEIVLQNGQGSLRSSSMVAVTPELMVNTEENHELHPVVHQETPNSCNSRTEASGDPPAPYARDIPPPIISSFDWMLNGAMQQSLNVLPAQPTYGSAQEKGSSEDAPPLPPLPPVQWRTNKLQMGSSSLSAKIGRPPRPKPPVKHQESEGNSSLDKRNEFAEIIQENSLHIGSSSHNEMLQSMIPDDHDTNQLLNRDSQENHCQGDKEYDVEVSNLLSSSESEYVAEVAPVRSENLHISQLHELIVIPEEAWSDFGNIKFIPEQEGNHHVSNGVYDCSGLYIAGLSGEKAKDKHETAIDYNVKEFSATGGNKVVDSGENKSNGAHKQDNVLNPDLTAQQEKGEHGDSDDKAGEFSSALEEELAKSPSHPVPKPPRYPLLPVTSHDRSMLRKAPALVQPSSNLSDEKNTILEEIKNKSFNLKPVIAKRPSVMGGPRTNLQVVAIIERAHAIRQAVADDDDEDSWSDE; the protein is encoded by the exons ATGCCCCTGTCGCGGCACGCGGTCGGGAACGAGTACGCGCTCGGCGGCCGCGACCTCTACCGCGCGGCCGACCAGCACGACCCGGAGGCCGTCCTCGATGgcgtcgccatggccggccTCGTCGGCGTCCTCCGCCAGCTCGGCGACCTCGCGGA ATTCGCTGCGCAGGTGTTCCATGGTCTGTATGATGAGGTGATGAGCACGTCTGCGCGTGGGCACGGCCTCATGCTCCGGGTGCAGCAGCTGGAGGCAGAGCTGCCACTGCAAGAGAGAGAATCCTGCCAGAGGGACTACCTATACATAGCTTCTAACAGGG GGGTTGATTGGCATTCCAATCCGAGGGTGGAGCATGGGGTTGTGACAAGAGGCGACATGCctcgcttcatcatgacgtccaTCAAGCAGTGCCGCGGGCCTCCCAAACTGTTCATGCTTGACAA GTATGATATCGGTGGTGAGGGGGCGTGCTTGAAGAGATACACTGACCCGTCATTCTTCAAGACGGATTCCGCATGTTCTACCTTGCTGCAGGAAGGGATTCAAAGTGAGAGAAGACCTCTGAAAGCCATG GAGATCAGGCCTAACCTTCAGAATGGTGAGATTTTCCAATCCCCAAATGCAGCCGACGCTGACTCCAA AGTGGAGGCTGGTTTGTCTGGCGAAGCTATGGAAGAAATTCCCACGAACCGCAGACGACTGAAGTACCACCAACGAAATGGATCTGTATTCCAAAGCTTCAGCCTACATATGCAGAATCTGTATGAAAAGGCTTCGTCAGAGGAGAAACCCCCCACACTTGACCAATCAGAAGTGCGTACCTCCGAGATTGATTCGCCTCACTCAAACACTGAAGAGAGAGACATTATGGTAGACACGTCCATCAGCATGGACAAAGTCAATGCCACTATTCGCAAGAACAGACCGATTTCTGAAGAAGCCCTATCACGTTCTTCAGATGCTCGGTCAGCAGGAAGCAGCAAGGGATACAACTCCGAAGTTGATATCTACGTGGACGCGCTGACCACGATGGATTCTGAAGCAGAGATAGACTCGGAACGCAGAGACCATGGACACCATGCCTTTACTCGGATGGATTCAGGCAAGACATGCTCCGACGCTCAAAATGCTAGATTGTCCAGGTCTAGCAGCTTCGAGAAGAAAGACAGGTCAGATGTTGCGTCAGGAAACAGAGATATGAGTAACCAGGATGAAGAAGAAGCTATTGTCTCGACACCACAGATCAAACCAATTGTTGGTGAACATGAGAGGACTAGCTCGTTGGAGGAACTGTTTGAGCGAGAAAAGCCGGCTTCTTGGGATCACGAGAGGAGTAGTTCCTTGGAGGAATTGCTCACCGAAGATTTCCATGCTTCAGAATCTGGCGTAAGAGAGCAAGCTACTGAAGAAACAGGCTGCCATGGCAGTGTCACCAGTGCTGCATCAAATGGCACACAAGATATTATAAAGAAGAGCAAGGAATCCAAGGAGAATTCCAGCATCGCAACCATTTCGTTCAAGAAAATAGCAAGCAAGAGGTCCAAGTATATCGGTGGCATGGAGCTGATTGCTTCAAAAGTTGGTATTCTGCCAAGGAAACTctccaagaagcatgacccttTCTCTGATTCCCTCCGGACCATGGCGAAGCAACTGCTTGAGCTGAAGTATGATGGTACTCAAGACACTGACTTATATGACTTCGAAGCAAATGGCGAGGGATGTGATGTCAAGTACCTGGAAATGTATGATCCTCCTCTTGAAATTAAGGAGAGTGCTGCGCAAAAAATTCCTTCAGACTCGCCCCATGATGATGTGGGCTCAAGAAAATGCCAGCAGGAAGAATTGAACCATGAGTCAGAGCATGATGTTCCACCTACTGACAGTCCACATGATTCAGTCCCTGATGATGGAAATATATTTCAGGACTCCAACATTGTCTCCTTGACAGGCATCATCACATCACCCAgttcccaagaggaaaaaggatGTGCAAGTACTGCACCTGATGAGCATTCATCTACTGGAGTGCTCAACCATGAACATACTCATGAGAAGTTTGAGGAACATCCTGACAGGGAAGTGACTGAGGACACTGATAATGATGTCATTTCAGAAAATGCTTCTGATACGGGTGACGACTTGAAAGAAGCCGGCACTTACACGGAGCTGATGAATGAGGAAGAAGTCGAAGAAAGCAATAAATCTGATGCATATGTATTGGATGATGAAACTGCTGAGTACATAGAAGAGCAAGCAATTTCAGATGGTATGAACTCCTCACCGGTTTCATCCAAGCAATCTGATGATCCTTGCCGGATAACTCCAGTAACTCTCTCAGATGAAGATGACACGGTGTCATGTAAGGTCACTGACAGCTACACCCCTGAAGTGGAGCATATGACACTGTCAGAAACATTGACAGATACTGTTGTATCTATGGTAGTAACCGAGTCAGAAATTGATAGAGAAGATGCCATGCCAGATGATAAGCAGCACTATTCACATCCAGAATCTACTTTTGGACAAGACGCAGTAATCAGCAGCTCCGAAATTGTTTTACAAAACGGTCAAGGGTCGCTGCGCAGCTCATCCATGGTGGCTGTAACTCCAGAACTAATGGTAAACACCGAGGAAAATCATGAATTGCATCCAGTTGTGCATCAAGAAACACCTAATTCGTGCAACAGCAGAACTGAAGCTTCTGGAGATCCACCAGCTCCTTACGCCAGAGATATTCCTCCACCAATCATTTCAAGCTTTGATTGGATGCTCAATGGTGCAATGCAGCAGTCATTGAATGTCCTTCCTGCTCAACCAACTTATGGAAGTGCACAAGAAAAAGGTTCTTCTGAAGATGCGCCGCCGCTTCCACCTCTTCCACCGGTGCAGTGGCGAACAAACAAGCTTCAGATGGGGTCATCATCTTTATCTGCGAAGATTGGGCGACCACCAAGGCCAAAACCTCCGGTAAAACACCAAGAAAGCGAAGGGAACTCTTCGCTGGATAAAAGAAATGAATTCGCTGAAATTATTCAGGAAAATAGTCTGCATATAGGCTCCAGTTCACATAATGAAATGTTACAGTCAATGATTCCTGATGATCATGATACAAATCAATTGCTTAATCGGGATTCTCAAGAAAATCACTGCCAAGGAGATAAAGAGTATGATGTTGAGGTTTCTAATCTGCTTTCCTCGTCAGAAAGCGAATATGTGGCAGAAGTTGCTCCAGTAAGAAGTGAAAATCTGCACATTTCTCAGTTACATGAGCTTATAGTTATTCCTGAAGAAGCATGGTCAGATTTTGGTAACATAAAATTTATACCAGAACAAGAAGGAAACCACCACGTAAGCAATGGCGTTTATGATTGCAGTGGCTTGTACATTGCTGGTTTGTCAGGAGAAAAGGCAAAAGATAAGCATGAAACGGCCATTGATTATAATGTTAAGGAATTCTCGGCTACAGGTGGCAACAAAGTTGTAGATTCAGGAGAAAACAAATCAAATGGTGCTCATAAACAGGATAATGTGCTGAATCCTGACTTGACAGCACAACAGGAAAAAGGTGAACATGGTGATTCTGATGACAAGGCAGGGGAGTTTTCTTCTGCATTAGAAGAGGAGCTGGCAAAATCACCGAGTCATCCAGTGCCAAAACCACCTAGATATCCTCTACTTCCCGTTACTTCTCATGACAGAAGCATG CTAAGAAAGGCTCCAGCTTTGGTTCAGCCTTCAAGTAATCTTTCAGATGAGAAGAACACGATTCTGGAGGAGATAAAGAACAAG TCTTTCAACTTGAAGCCTGTTATTGCAAAGAGGCCAAGTGTGATGGGTGGTCCAAGAACGAACTTACAAGTTGTGGCCATCATCGAGAGAGCCCACGCGATTCGCCAG GCTGTTGCTGATGACGATGACGAGGACAGCTGGAGTGATGAGTAG
- the LOC120652678 gene encoding uncharacterized protein LOC120652678, with amino-acid sequence MGKRLQAAAVAAAAVRSYARSLRSPSSSSSTAGKAANTPPAPLDTPRNSAAAAAAAASSGRAEVRDLAAACGLQEDERVPLAEVVSDCTRRWFQDALKEARAGDITMQVLVGQMYRSGYGVNKNEHKARVWMEKASRYRSTVWKVSNKRPGYNASDSDSVSDDTKETYK; translated from the exons ATGGGCAAgcgcctccaggccgccgccgtagccgccgccgcggtccgcTCCTACGCCCGGAGCCTCCGctccccctcttcctcctcatccaCCGCCGGGAAGGCAGCGAATACGCCGCCCGCCCCGCTGGATACGCCCAggaactccgccgccgccgccgctgcggcggccAGCTCTGGGCGCGCCGAGGTGCGGGAtttggcggcggcgtgcgggctcCAGGAGGACGAGCGGGTGCCGCTCGCGGAGGTGGTGTCAGACTGCACGAGGCGGTGGTTCCAGGACGCGCTCAAGGAGGCGCGCGCCGGCGACATCACCATGCAGGTGCTTGTCGGCCAGATGTACCGCAGTGGATACGGCGTCAACAAGAACGAGCACAAG GCAAGAGTTTGGATGGAGAAAGCATCAAGATATCGATCTACAGTCTGGAAAGTTAGCAATAAACGCCCAG GTTACAATGCTAGTGACTCGGACTCAGTTTCAGATGATACCAAGGAAACATACAAATAA